The Athene noctua chromosome 10, bAthNoc1.hap1.1, whole genome shotgun sequence genome segment CGCAGGGAGCAGCTCCAAGGACTCGCCCAGCACTCAGCAATGTGGCCAGGCTGCGGGCAGAGCGCAGAGGTACGGTGGGCCTATGACAGTGTGCCCAGGCTGGCACGCTGACCCGCTGCTGAAGATGCCAGCGACCCTTCTGCTAGGCACCCCAGCCCGAAACCGGAGTCACTCTGGATTTCACTGGAACAGAATTGGACAGGAAGCTTTAACAACAGTTTGGAGCCAGCTCTGGCCAGTTCTCCTGGCCACAGCCCATACTTTTTGGCTGTATCACTGCACGTGTTAGTGCCCCTGCGGTGCTGGCATGTTGGGCATGGAGGAGGTGACATGCCAGCGACCTCCAGAGAAAAGCGCACGGCACAAAGCAGCTTCTCCTGCACAACCGTCACCTGACATTACGGGGGCACAGCGAGCTTTATAACGCTTGGCAGGTTTTCCTCAGCAGATCTCAAAGTTGTTTACCAGTGTGAGCAAGTTCAGACATGTTACAGAAGGCCTTCAGCCTCAGAGGACAAATGAGATGCGTGGATGAGTTTAAACCACCAGGGTAAAACCAGGGTTTTGAAATCCCCAGGCTTGTGCCTTGACACTATGCCTGGGCTGTGGCCCAGACagtccagctgccagcctggcaTTGATACCAGGCCCCATGATGGTCCTCCTGATATCCCTACTTGTTAGATATTGGCTTCAAAACTAAAGCAGGAGGTGTCGCATCCTCCTCAAAAATCCACCCTCCAATCCATCCTGGAGCAGGGTGCAGAACGACTGCTCAGTGAGACACCACGACTCACTGTGTTGGCAGGACGGTGTATTTATGTCACGAGATGAGATCAGCCACACGGAGTAGGTCGGTCTGTCTGGAAAGAGTCTGAGTCAAGTGTGTCCTATTAAATTAGGGCTGGATTTTCAAAGGATCTCAGCTCCCACTTAGGCTGTGTAACAAATAGGCAGATATTCCAAAGGAGTCGGACGTGTTGGGTCATACTGGCTGCTGAGCTGAAGTCCTTTGAAAATCCAGCCAAAACCATCACCATGCCTGTTGCTACAGGCAGAGCCCTTCTGAAATCCAGCCCCACCGTGGGCTCCACATCCTGGGAAACCCAGCTCATCTTAGCTCTCCCACATACTGCACTGCAATAGGTGACGAAACCACAATAACCACCATGTCCTTAGACATGCGGGGGAGCGGCTCCCTGTCAAGCACAGCTTCAGCAGCTTTGCCCTTTGATCAGCTCAGCAGCATGGGTCAGGAGAGCCGAGCGTGAAGGTTTCCTTGCCTTTTGTTCTTTGGAATTAGCAGAGTTAATCAGAGTGACAGCGACTTCTGCCTCAGCGCAGAAGAAAGGTCAGTGGCTCGGGCTGGATGCATGACTGTTTTCTAGGCAGTTGGAAAACAACACTGAAAGCTCATCACATACACGCCACTGGCACTGAGGCTCTCCCGACAGGCATCAGCAGGGAAGATGGCCCTGTGGAGGGAAGGAGGCGGGAGGAGCTGTACTCCGCTCGGGTGCTTGCCACTGCATCTCAATCGTCCCCTTCCTTGTATACCACCCTGTGTCACTGTGCACTTCTTTTGTGTCATGCGTCCAGTATCAAATGCTTCTCTCAGCCAACATGCTCCTTAGCACGCTGCTGGGAGTACACcatgctgggctggggggctctgggtTGCCGCTGGTGTGGGAGGACCTGCAGGGCACTGCGCTGGTGCATGGAGCAGGTGCTGGGTGTCCCCTTCCCACCGTGttcccccagcatctccgtgcaTGCAGCTGGGCAGGCCTTGCTATTGCTTTGGCATCCTTCAGTCACTGTAATGCACTTCTGTGAACCTGTAAAAGCCCACTGCTGGGCTGCTCCTCAGTTTCCTCTCAGCTTTTAACTATAGTTGAAGCAGTCATGAGAATGGTGGCTCTCAGCAGAAGTGTTAAATCCGGCCTCTGTGTCTGTAATATGACTTCTTACCTTCCTCTGATCACAATTACAAGTGCTTGCTTTTGCTGTGGAAACCCACTCATGTGTCTAATTTGTGGATTCTTTCTGTCAATGATATTAGCATCCTCGACAGCGAGCCCTGATTTAAGTAGTTTACATTTGTCCGCAGTGTTGATGCCTTCATTTACCCCCAATCCTAATTAAATGCATCTGGATATCTGCAGAGGGAGCTCTCATGATCTCTCTGTGGCTCTAATTAAGATGGCCTGGATGTCCATGACATTGGTACCCGTCAAGCCTGTCACCAGGAGGTGATGCCCACCTTGGAACTTGCTGAAGAACGTGTAAGAGTCATTGTTGCTGAGAAAGGCCTCTGCATCGAGGCCCTCCTGCAGCGCCTCATCCACCAGCTCCGGGCTGCAGAAGGCCCCTGCCACCTCTGTCGGCCCATCCTGCCCGTCCGTTCCCCCGCTGAGGAAGATGATCTCACAcctccctggggggctgctgccttcCGTAGCCTGTGccctgtgcagccccagccccacgcgcAGGGCCAGCTCCTGGTTCCTCCCTCCCTTGCCGGTTCCTCGAAGCTGAACGGTGGTTTCTCCACCAGCCAGGATGCAGACTGGTCTTCCAGGCCCTAATATTTGCAGGGCCTGCAGGAACTCAGCAAGGTTCAAACCCGGGATCTCTagctctgctgccagctgcaggagATTCCCCCTCACCTCATCACTCAAGGGTCCTTCTCCAAGGCCAGCAAAGCTCAGGCAGACCAGCCAGATCAACTGGCAGTACAGCATGGCGACGCGGCTGACTTCCCCACAGATTGCTGTGCTCAGAATCAGAGTTGCGTAGCCCAGGCCCTCGGCTTGGCATTTGGCCTCGTCTAATGCCAGCGTATTCGACCCGATGATGATGTTGCAAACGTGGGAGTAGTCTTCTGGAGCAGTGGGCTTGGTGGGAGAGCAGGACAGGACTGTTTCCACTGACTTGGGCAGGTTGTGCAGGAGGTTGTATTTGGCGAGTATCTGAAGGCAGTCTTGCACGCTGTGGGAGCTGGCAGCAGTGGGCCCACTCGCTATGATGTCCAGGGGGTCACCAATCACAT includes the following:
- the GLYCTK gene encoding glycerate kinase gives rise to the protein MSLREHALSLFRSAVGTVQPAPMLKRAVKLQGDGCPQLLVKGQAFPVKRDLYLVGFGKAVLGMAAAAEEIVGDHLVRGVINVPLGIQESLQRAGMQEMLLKPHSKIQVIEGAKNNLPDPEALKGAVAIQELAEGLKADDLLLVLISGGGSALLPAPIPPILLEEKEKLTKMLASRGAAIQELNVVRKTLSLLKGGGLAQLAYPAQVVSLILSDVIGDPLDIIASGPTAASSHSVQDCLQILAKYNLLHNLPKSVETVLSCSPTKPTAPEDYSHVCNIIIGSNTLALDEAKCQAEGLGYATLILSTAICGEVSRVAMLYCQLIWLVCLSFAGLGEGPLSDEVRGNLLQLAAELEIPGLNLAEFLQALQILGPGRPVCILAGGETTVQLRGTGKGGRNQELALRVGLGLHRAQATEGSSPPGRCEIIFLSGGTDGQDGPTEVAGAFCSPELVDEALQEGLDAEAFLSNNDSYTFFSKFQGGHHLLVTGLTGTNVMDIQAILIRATERS